From Aegilops tauschii subsp. strangulata cultivar AL8/78 chromosome 5, Aet v6.0, whole genome shotgun sequence:
CGGTGCCTCCCAAAAAACACCTGGTATGGAGAAGGGCGTGGAAGGTAGCTGCTGGAATTACAAAGCGCTTTGAGTAACACCAAATAGAAAATTACAAGAAAAACTAGATACAAGGTTAATCACAAGTGAGTTACATTTGTAACAATTCAATCTATCTTTATATTATTCTGATGTTGCCGAGCTAGACCTTAATCTTGGCGGCTTGCATCCCCCAGATATAATACAAGTAGGAAACGTACATCACTCTTGATATAGATAGTCTCAACTAGTTACTTACACTACTTCACTGTGCATGTCATTCACTCGTACGTTCACGCATGTCTCCACCTCGACTATTAATTGAAGCTCCATGCCAAAAGTTCATTCAACAAAATAAAGAAGAGACGGTTGTTTAAAAGTATATGTTGCACGCCCAAATGTTACAAGCCCGAAGGTTGCAGAACATCAACCATCTCTGGGTTACAAAACCGAAGAAATGAGACTGACTTAGATAACCCAGTTGTTGTTCCTTGGGGCTTGGGCCCTATATAAAGAACATGGATCAACCAATATATCCTCACAAACGCACAAGCACAAATTGCAGATTTGCAAGCAAGGTGAGTACCTCACAGACATGGCTAACTTGAAGAAGCTATTAGCTATGTTTGCTCTCGTGATGTTCCTGTCACAGCTCCGCGTCCATGGTGTCTCCGTGTCTGTGGGCAGCAGCGCGAACGTTACTACAGAGACCAAACATCTTCGCGGCAGGTGCCACATCAGTGGCTTCCTGCATGGCAAATCCGGCGACTGCAACAGGGATCACGGCTCGGTCTGCTGTATAGACGGTCACCGCTACCCGCAATTCAGGTGCTCGCCCCCGGTGTCGGCCGACACGCCGGCGATCCTAACTCTGAACAGCTTCGCACGAGGTGGAGACGGCGGCGGCAAATCGTTCTGCGACAACCGCTTCCACAAGGACACCGAGCTGGTGGTGGCGCTGTCCACGGGGTGGCTGCGCCTGGACGGCAAGCGCAGGTGCAACAAGATGATCCGCATCAACGGGAACGGGCGTGCCGTGCTGGCCAAGGTCGTCGATGAGTGTGACTCGGTGTACGGCTGCGACGCCGAGCACAACTTCGAGCCACCGTGCCCATACAACGACGTAGACGCGTCACCGGCCGTGTGGAAGGCGTTGGGGCTCAAGGAGAAGATTGGAGTGTTCAAGATCACTTG
This genomic window contains:
- the LOC109746653 gene encoding putative ripening-related protein 4 translates to MANLKKLLAMFALVMFLSQLRVHGVSVCHISGFLHGKSGDCNRDHGSVCCIDGHRYPQFRCSPPVSADTPAILTLNSFARGGDGGGKSFCDNRFHKDTELVVALSTGWLRLDGKRRCNKMIRINGNGRAVLAKVVDECDSVYGCDAEHNFEPPCPYNDVDASPAVWKALGLKEKIGVFKITWSDV